One Aulosira sp. FACHB-615 genomic window carries:
- a CDS encoding pentapeptide repeat-containing protein, with product MRLISSQIPEKSGQQQDFSGRDLQGIDLSGANLRGVNLSGANLAGAKLTGADLSEADLTQVNLSNADLSYANLCESCLWRSQCTHSNFWGASLCGVDFTEADLSYAQFIEASLIEAKLIRANLQAASLSGAILLEANLTEANLHSADLTWTNLTKANLLNANLWETKIIYSKLRHTIMPEGTIYKPEIMIIH from the coding sequence ATGAGATTAATTTCTAGCCAAATTCCAGAAAAATCTGGTCAACAGCAGGATTTCAGTGGACGTGATTTGCAAGGAATTGATTTAAGTGGTGCTAACTTGCGGGGAGTAAATTTAAGCGGTGCTAATTTAGCTGGTGCAAAATTAACTGGTGCAGACTTAAGTGAAGCAGATTTAACCCAAGTTAATTTGAGTAATGCTGATTTAAGTTATGCTAATTTGTGTGAGTCTTGCTTGTGGCGATCGCAATGTACTCACAGTAACTTTTGGGGTGCTTCTTTGTGTGGTGTAGATTTCACCGAAGCAGACTTGAGTTATGCCCAATTCATTGAAGCCTCATTAATAGAAGCTAAATTAATCAGAGCAAATTTGCAAGCAGCTAGTTTATCTGGTGCCATATTACTAGAGGCTAATTTAACCGAAGCAAATTTGCATAGTGCAGACTTGACATGGACTAATTTAACTAAAGCCAACTTATTAAACGCCAATCTTTGGGAAACAAAAATCATCTATAGCAAACTCCGCCATACAATTATGCCTGAAGGCACAATTTATAAACCGGAAATCATGATTATTCATTAA
- a CDS encoding carbohydrate ABC transporter permease, whose translation MPKIYTNKSWLDNDTFAAWTFLAPALILLGIFVIWPIAYLFYLSFTAGSFTSTGTYWVGLKNYWRLLLNPDFWQVLGNTIYFTLATVIPSLIIPLGLAVLLNRSLALRGILRSAYFLPSIISLVAAGLGFRWLFQTTGPVNAFLNSFGIAPISWLGDTFWAMPVLIILSIWKQLGFNMVVFLAGLQAIPPSRYEAAELDGANAWQQFWYVTLPGLRPTVIFATITTAIFTLRSFEQVYVITGGGPLNSTNLLVYYIYQEAFGQFDFGYAAAAATVLLAVTLVLVYFQLQTWGEE comes from the coding sequence ATGCCAAAGATATATACTAATAAATCATGGTTAGATAATGATACATTTGCCGCTTGGACTTTTCTTGCACCCGCATTAATTTTATTAGGAATTTTTGTAATTTGGCCGATCGCCTATTTGTTTTACCTGAGCTTCACTGCTGGTAGTTTTACATCCACAGGTACTTATTGGGTAGGGTTAAAAAACTACTGGCGTTTGTTACTTAACCCTGATTTTTGGCAAGTTTTAGGCAACACAATTTATTTTACCCTGGCTACAGTCATCCCCAGCTTAATTATTCCTTTGGGGTTGGCAGTATTATTAAATCGTTCTCTAGCTTTGCGAGGAATTTTAAGAAGTGCCTACTTTTTACCTTCCATTATTTCTCTCGTCGCGGCTGGTTTAGGGTTTCGCTGGCTGTTTCAAACTACTGGCCCTGTCAACGCATTTTTAAATTCATTTGGTATTGCGCCCATTTCCTGGCTAGGAGATACCTTTTGGGCAATGCCTGTGTTAATTATTTTAAGTATTTGGAAACAATTAGGGTTTAATATGGTTGTTTTTTTAGCCGGGTTGCAAGCAATTCCTCCCAGTCGCTATGAAGCAGCCGAATTAGATGGTGCAAATGCTTGGCAACAATTTTGGTATGTAACTTTACCAGGATTACGCCCTACTGTAATTTTCGCCACCATCACCACAGCAATTTTCACATTACGGAGTTTTGAACAAGTTTACGTTATTACTGGCGGCGGCCCTTTAAATTCTACTAATTTATTGGTTTACTACATTTATCAAGAAGCCTTTGGTCAATTTGATTTTGGTTATGCGGCGGCGGCGGCGACAGTTTTATTAGCTGTAACTTTAGTTTTAGTGTATTTCCAATTACAAACTTGGGGCGAAGAATAG